The sequence TAAGTACCTCACTCTGTCTcattgccatttttttcttaattcactTGGCCTCCTTTGGAACACTCAGAGTGTTCACAATTTTGAAAGCTTTCATAAAAAGTATTGTATTAAATAAATGGAAGCTTAACGTGAATTAGTATCTGTAAAGATTATACATGAGTATTAAAGAATTATAAGGTGTCAGACTCGAGCAGCTGCTCACATAGAGCAGGATTTTTTATTGGATGGATAATATTAATAAGTTTTACAGCAGTCATGGTGATGCTGTCACACAAGCATGATTGTAATGAGATTtaacaacagaaacattttactCACCTGTAGCAACCGTTAAAACTGATCTGGAACTCTTCGGGAGTTTCAAGGTACTGCTGGCAGGAGTTAGAATTTTCCACATTTCTGTGAGTGGAATTGGCTCTGTTTGTGACTTAAGTATTCAACTGTTGCAAAGACTGTGATTGACAGCTTTAGGCAATTGACTCCATGAGTCCAtgttttcagcagcagagcagacagaATCTGTACAAGTAGTTTTCCAATAGACTGGGGGTAAATTTCTGGATAAAACATGAAGATATTCCAAGCTCTAAGGAGCTCCATGTTGACCAAGGTGTGGCTATGCTTCCTCTCACCTTGCAGAATGAGCATTTTTTTACCTGCCTTTCTGCAGCAGAATGGCTGTTCTCAGTACCTTGTTTCATCACCAGGCATCGTGTACTCATCCAGgataaaaagtaattttggtTACAGAAAGTTGACATTGCCTTGCTTCAGGGTAGGGTGAAAGATCAAGAAGGCATGTGCCAGTGTATGGATTGGAGTGCATGTGTCAGTAGTTGGGTTCCATTCCTTTGAGTTTTGGTCAATTTGGTTACTATGTtgctttccattattttttctccccactttaCTGTCTCCATTTTAATAGGAAGAGTACCCAGCCTGCTGCATGTTTAGTCACAGAATTACTTTGTTGCAGACTTAGCTATTAGAGTGATAAATGGGTGTTCAGAAGTTGAACAGAAAAGCAAGTTGAAAATGGAAACAGGTCGTGCACTGTGTTTTTAATCACTACGTTTAAAACTCCCTTTGATATTTACAATATTTAACATTTGATGATGCAGCTACTAAAAGTGAGGAATCTTAATAAGTGCTATTTTCTTggactattttattttaaataatatatgcTACCAGTTTCATTACAGAACTATTCATTGTCAGTTGAATTCTGAGGCTGGTAGTTGTGACAACATGCCCGGGGAATACTGCTGACACAGATAGCCCTTCAGAGAGTGGTTTTGTTCCAGCTTTGACAATGAAAACTGATATCAGAGTTGCAGTGAATGGCAAATATTCATAGTGCTAGGAGaacagaaggagaaggaaagagatgcATATTAACAAGTGAACTTGATGATAAAACAAGCctgacaaagaaacaaaggacTATAAGAAGAACAACTGCTTGTTTGATTTgcaaaaaaatgtaaagcaacCCACAGTAAGGGATGCAAGAAGTAACTAGTGATAGAGGCCCCTGTTCACAAACATATATTTATTCAGGACAGCACTTCAGGGTGTCAGAACGTGGCCCTGAGTACTGCCATGGGCAGGTCTACTGTTGTCAGTAAAGCACCTCATTTGTATCAGAGCTGTTAAGAACTTGTTATAAGTGGCAAAGTCTGGTGAACCTATCATATTTTGAGGATCAttcattcctctttttttttttcctttctgctttgcccTCTCCTCACTTTAGATCTAATATCCAGAAGTACATCAAAAAgcatggaagagaagaaggtgaAACAAGAAGATCAAAGTGCAGAAGAATCAGCTTTCCTGGAAGCCCTACTAGAATTTCAGTGAGTTTAATATATTTAACTTTTCACTCACCTAGAGTATATGAGTGAATAAAGCAGACAGTAAAGTATCCAATTCAGAGCCTGAACCAATCACCATATGGAGTGTTGTGATTGCACACCGTTCTTTTGTGCTCTTGTCTTGAGCTTTCAAGGCTATTTTAGAAATATACACTTTTTAAACTGTGCCTCTACAAAATCTTCTCTGACTGCCAGAAAAAAATTTATATCAGTAGGTTATAACTTAGGACAATTAgttttattagaaaataaaacttttttgtATGTTAGTAGCAGATATTTGATCTGGCTGCTCTGAGATCACAAGATCACATTTGATTGTAATTTCCAGAATTCCCCAGTGTTCACAGAGATATACAGCCAGAACCTCTGGAGCTCCAGTTGGTTCTTTTAGTGCAGCTGAGAGTGGAACACAAAGGAAAGTGATATAaccaacaaaagcaaagagcagccATACACTGTTCTGGTGACACCAGCAGGAGTTTACAGGGTTGATGTGgaattttccatttgaatttaCAAAGAACAGTACAAATTTCCATAGTGAAACTGACCAAGGTTAGCAGAGTCATATCACAAATAAATACTatccaaaaagaaagaagaaaatctgttttgctAAGAAATAAGCAAAGTGTATTAGTAGACTGAAGAGAAGAATAGGTTTCTGATAAATTTGTTGTTGTGCATAGTTGAACATCCAAGCAAACAACTCATTTATCTGAAGAGTCTACCACTGAAatgtgtgctgtgctggcacaCGATCTTTAGCTTCTTTAGAAGCAGTAgtagaggaaaagaggaaaaaagttttcttcctgtttctttcctccctctctcttttgctCTCTTTATCACTCTTATTCCTTCTTTGTCTCTGAAATTTATAATTTGTCTGTGGAAAGCAGTGTAATAATACAAGtgtatttctttcacatttctcaTTGTGACTTTTCCACAGtgtttatttcactttctttccagCCTCATTTGCACACTGAAGGATGACTGCTGTTCATAGTGAGTTTGTTATTTAGGAGGCCACAGCACGGAGCCAAGCTGTCACCTTTGTCTAATAAGTAATACATTATGAGACCATCAAGTCTCATATCTTTGTGCCTACTGGAAAACTTGAAGAATAGCAGGGAGCACTCTGACAGAAGAGCATACAAATCTACACATCTCCAATGTACATTTCTCAATTCCTGCGTGATCCAAACTTAGGGgaaaaagtaatatttaaaacatattaatatgataggaaagggaaaacaacaaaaaaaaaaaaaccccaagaaacAATACTGGTTGAAACAGTAAAAGATACTGTGATAACTGTAATACTTGGCTCCATTTTGCTGTATGGTGAGTGAATTTCAGGAATGAAGAGGGAAAAGACTACAGagaattttgcaaaaaaaaaacccaaaacaccAACACTTTGCAACAAAAAATTGTTTGCAAAAACACCACTGTTCTTCtagaatatttctgaaagagtgatcacCACTGAAGCTGTTCTGGAGCTGTGGCAAAGAGGATGTTAAGTGGTCTACGAAAATTATGGAAGCAGTGAGTTAGATCTTTGACAGAAATCTACAGGCAGAAGAACTCTGGCAGTGCCCATTTCTATAACACTTTTTGAAGTTACTTCACAAGTTCTTGGTGGAAAACATGCAGTTTCTAAGACTCACCAAATGAAAGTTTTGGAAGAATTGGATGCTGTTTAAGGCTCCAGTTTGAGATTTATCTGGCCTACCTCTGAAAGAACTGCCTAGACTTCTTCTATAGTGAGTGGTgagtaataaatatttctggagCAGAAACTGTCTTGTCTTAAAAGCGATCTTTGCAAAAGGTCAGCTAATCCACAGCCCAAAAGgagaagaacttcttcctatcTAGTAGCCACTGTAGTAGCCAAAGGAACATTTTAACCAGGGAGTCCCTTTCCTCAGTATGAGCAAGAGATCCAGACTGACGTGAAGGTCCACATCTATATGggaaatcttttgttttctgtgcagtgAGTAGACAACAGTATCTACCTAAATTATTGAATCAGTGTGATACAAAAAAAATACGTGCAAGTAGAGTTTATATCTAATCTAGCTTAACAttcccttctctcctctttttgtaaggatttctttctttactctttctcttcagaattaagaaaaaagaagcagcaattGATAaggttttgtttgatttgaaacaagtggaaaaaaagaacaaagaatacAATGAAAGAGTAAGTGACCATACATCTTTTTCTtaccacatttttttctcctgacacATTTCACACATGGTATTTTAACTCACagattcagttttattttttaaatctaaatatTACATTTGCTACAAGTAACCATTGCAGTGAATATCTTGCAGTCAATGAAAGTGAAGTCAATGAATCTCTTCATATGCTCAGGAGTTATAAAGCAAAGAATACTGACTTTAAAAATACCtatctctttcattttccttggtGTTCCTTTCAGTCTTGAAACCTGGGTTGTATTTCTCTTGTGTAACACGAATCCTTCACTATCAGTGGAAGTGGATTTAGctcttttctctgcagacaTTTGTAGGCTTCTGTGGATATTCACTCAATTTGCAGCTAGTTCATGGTCTCTCAAGGACTTCTTCAAACTTTAGACTATACAAGACACTTCAGGGCATGCTTGAAGTGCTATTACTGAGCTCTTTGGGCTCCCATCTTACTGCTTTTGACTGGTTCAGAGTTAATCCTTTCAGAAGTGGAGAATGTTTGAGACTCTCTACTGATTGTAATTGGTTTGGCTGTAATAGTTGTTTGCTCCTTTAAGCTATCCTTTGGGAGAAAACATACAGTCagtaatttcaaataattttagtGTCTCTTGACAGAGTCATGGTCAAGAGGATGTAATCACAGTTGTGGAATCTGTATGTAGACTCCAACTCTAGCTCAGATAAGACTCTCTATTGTGATTACATGCAAGTAACTTGATTGATGATGTTTTTGCACAAAGGTGTTAAATTCTCATGAAGAATTTTGAAGTAATTAACTCATGCATATAAGCTGTTATCAAACTGATCCACAAAAAACTTTCTTTAGGCAGTGGAGGTGCTGCACCAAGTATATTGAGGCAGccatttgtttctcatttccttGGGGTACACATCTTCAAATTGGAGAAAATTCTGGAACTTGCTGattctcccctcccctctgtgCTTTAGAAACATGAAGAATAACTTTTTAGCTGAGCTTTCTCGCAGTCCATCCTGCACTGGTACAGATCCAACATTTCTTCATTACTTTGtaactttgaaaacaaatttgaaaatgtttctacGTACGTCTTTCCAACTCTTGTAGAATGACAACCTGAAGGAggaacagcaggcccacatcaGGCGTATACTAAGAAGaatagaagaaaaggagaaagaaaaagattcaaaGGAGGTTGTGACTAGGGATGATGTGGAAGAATCACTGAAAGACAAATGGCAATATGCTAAGGACAAAGAGCAAATTCTAAAAGGTAAATTTTGAGTTGTGGAAGAGTGGTTTGCAGTTTACACAATCAGAATTATACAGATTTTGGATTTTAAGTAGATTCTGTTTCCTCGTTAATAAACAGCATTTAATCTTTCCTCCCTAAAATTCAGTTGTGAAGGACTTGTAAGAAAATCTGCTCATTAACCTGACTTAAGTGTCAATGGCAGAGATTCTGTAGAAACAAACCTAGTATATTAGACTTCTTGAGATGTGTGTTACTGTGCAAAGACAAACACttcatattttccattaaattgAAATTCATGAAAGCCTTTTGCACTGGCTCCACTGcaagactgaaaaatgaatattgATGGCAGCAAGAAGGACTGCTTGTGGTTGCTGAAAGTTGTGGTTGCCATCCCTGTGATTCTCAGTGGGAGTGAAGTCACATGTGTCTTCAGTTACACTTCAGTGAGAATTGTTGTCTCCTTGGCAGAAGAGGATCTgtcttttcagcagtgatgctggCCCTGAGACCATCATGTTATAAAGAGTTGTAATGTAAAAGAATCTCCCCCCAGTCCCTAGTCCCAGTGAAAGTGCCTTCATTAAAGAAATCAATGAAGtcaaaagaattacagaatatcaGCTCAAGAAACTGGTGATGAACTTGTCTTCCaatgttcttatttttataGACCTGCTCTTCCAAACAGAAGAAACTGACCAACGACTTTCAGTAAGGCAGAGTGAGAGGGATTATTGGTTGGAGTACAAAAATGTAGGAAGTAGAACGGATGCCAACAAAATTAAGAATCTGAAAAAAGACATCAAGGAAGTCAAAGATGACTTTCAGAGGTCTTCAGGTCAGTTTACACCTAGTGTAATAAAAACCATCTAAATTCTTTGTGTATTATTTGCATGAACTAATTAGATTATGATTGAAATTCAGGACTAGAGGGAGCTGTATGGGCAGTGGTTTGAACTGTGCCTCCATTTGCTAGTCTCATGCTGAGGCCCTGCAAAACTGCCAGCAGACATACACAAATCCTGGCAACTGTTTCAATATTGACACAACAGTGCAATTATTTAAGAGCTTATATATTCTGGTGCTGAGTGCTTTATAAAGCCATTAGATTTCTTTATTACTGctctattttaaaatcatttaaatattttgctggtGTGTAACCCATGCTACTAACAGGAGAAGGATGtcctgattttcttcctttacgACTCTCTCAGTATGCATGGCCACAGCCAAGCAGCTGCTAGTAACAGGCAGTGACACTCTAACGGTCTGTATATTCTGTGCCAACCATTACCAGGCATCAGCTACTGTGGACAAGAGCCAACCTGCTATCTTTTTGTCTCTTGAAACATATTTTACCATGATTAAGATCTGCATTATGTTTTCTGCATTGCCAAATAGCTTGTCAGAGATCAAGGTTTGTATTCAAGGAGAGGCTGATATTTTTTATTGCGTGTTTTCCCTCTTCTCAATCAAATGAAAACTTCGCTGTACAGCTGCTGatatatgaaatgaaaaagagaatagaCTCTTCTATAGAATGCCAAAATGAACTCATAGGAACATTCAGTCTGGCCTCCTGCATACCACAGGATATAGAGCCAAAAACTCCTGACTgcacagaaatgtatttattgaagGACTGTGACAGAGATACATGTAGCAGTTGCCTAAttaacatacagaaaaatgatGCTGTGATGAATGTTAGCATACTGTTTTACTCAGCTTCCTAAAATCAAACATGTGGCTGGGGAGTACTGTCTCCTACCTACAAAAAATGCAGCTAGCAAGCATCCAGTGTGATGCTGCAGCAAATTGGACTTGTTCAATTCTCAAATTTGTAGCAGGCTTAGGGCATAAGTATAGGAAGAGTGGTTTCTGTCTCTGTAGTTACCTCTGCAGGGCCTGACACTGGCATCATTCATGTGGTCTGGAGATGACATTGTAAACAGAATTACTGGAGGGCAgaggaagcaaaagaaagccTTACACTTACATGAggtctggaggaaaaaatgttacagTGAGACATAGGGGAAATAGGCTCCACAGAACGACTGAGTATGTCTGAACAATTCCTCCTCTTATTATCCCAAAGCATCTCAGATCGTTCAGATGTCTGAAACAATGAAAAGGTGATTCAATTATAGCATGTTAGTACTTCTAGTTCTTTCTGCCAAGTCCAGATGGTGGATTGATTACAGCAGACCAGCTTCCACAGTGTTAAATTAGGAACTAATGCACAACTAATGCACCTTTCCTATTTGACTGCTTTTGATTTCACAATGGGTCCATGACCAGACCTGAAAGCCAGGTCAGCAGTAAGTAGAGTGTCTGCAACACAAGCACAGAGCTAGGCAGAATTTGAAGCTTCTGGAACAAGGATGAAATGCCTTTCTTCAAACAAATTTGCTGCAATCTCATTAATTCTtccacaagcagaaaaaaactaAGCAGTAGAGGGCTATTTAGAATAGCACACAAACAACTGAAGGAAAGgacaaaataattaaacagtaAGTGTCTAGAACTCGAAGTCAAACAAATTCAATTAGATGTAAGACATACTTTCTAAATAAGGAACACAAGTAATGATGAGAGCAGATAATTGAGGCAATTGCCacattcccttttctcttttttttttttcttttgtcaaatTAGAACCCCCTGGAAGACATGAATAGGTCAGAAGATTTATTAGGTTCTGTAGGAtggtaactgaaaaaaaaatgctgtactAATCCAGGTGTGTGAGATGACCTAGTATGTATATGTAAAAACTGTTCTATATGTAAAAACTAAGTTTTTTCAGGATGTCTTGCGGATCATTCCAGGAGCTCTGCTattgagagagagaaaatttaaCGTTAAGATAAAAATATCTTACTAGAAAATTACTCAGTTTAGGAGCTGCTGTAGTTGCCAACAGAGAAGTGCAAGCTACTTCAGCTTTCTAGTTTTGTGCTTAATACTATTCTTTGGGTTTGGAAGGATGTCTTCTATGGACAAGTTAGCTGCTCCACAGGATGGGATTCAATGCATGTGTTGGCTGATAAGTTCCTGTTTAGAAACAACGTTGTTGTCAGGTTAtgatttctggttttctttttcgCTTTGTAGAGTATtacagaaatgctttgaaagcaatgaaagaagagaatgaTGCTCTGGTTGAGATgtgcatgaagaaaaataaggaacaGGCCCCAGAGgtattccttccttttttttttttctttttttccaaaatgttaaCTGTGTTGTAGTTCTGATTTATGCACTCTgcataaattattatttcaattGGAATTAAGACGTGGAACTTTTCTGACAAACTGAGAGCAAAATAACCTGTTAGTGCTCTTACTGAATATGGCATTGCTTGTTGTCACACACGTGTACCATTTTTTACATCAAACACTGAGCAGCTATGAGGGCATTTTACAAGAGCAGGTATGGGAAAACAGGGCACGAGACACAGGTATTACTTCTTCATCAACACATCACTTCTGCTTTCATAGACACCAAAAAACATGCAATGTGAGAACCTGCTCCTGTGTGCTTGTGGTGATGTACAGCAGCATCAGCCCTCCCTggtgtttctttcctcttacTGACATCAATAATTAAATCGTACCAGTGGCTCATTAGCACAGACCTCTTCACGTTTATGTCACTTGTCAGATTAGTACTGTCTCAGCTGTGATTTTACTTGTCTTGTTCTAACAGCCAAAGGTTTGACAGCTTGAAAACAGGAGGATTTGAGCAGTAGTGGGAACTGGGCAGAAattgatggagaaaaaaagaaattctctaATTCAAATATAGAAAACTATAAAATATTAGTAAATTGCTTGTCATGTAAACCACACAGGGCTGGATGATGGAGAAGAAACAGCTGGCCTTGTGGGCTAAATCTGCTTGTAATCCCTCAGGGGATGTTACAGCCTGTTGTGATGATGTTCCTTAATTATTTCCTGCTGAACAGCAGAAGGTTCTTCTTTTTACTGTACAGCACTGTCAAAGTCCTGCCTTCAGAGGAGATGATATTAAATTGTGTTTTCTCAGAACGCTGTAAGATACTTAgacaaaagcagctgcagagaaatTGAAGAGAATGAGTGGCTAAAGCAAGAGGTAAGAGGATcacttgttttcagtttattaGAGCAGCTCAGGTTTGAAATACAGAGGTGTAAAACGGTAATTGTGTCCAGGGACACAAATACTCTGAGCACTTTtagaggacagaaaaaaaaaacactttggaAAAAGGGGCTTCAGGCAGCTCTAAATGGGAGGTAATGAAGAAACCCTGGAGCTTAGGACACTGAGGAGGGGAAAATGCAAATAGCACATAGCTATAATTTATTACTTGATAGCTTTTATAC is a genomic window of Meleagris gallopavo isolate NT-WF06-2002-E0010 breed Aviagen turkey brand Nicholas breeding stock chromosome 1, Turkey_5.1, whole genome shotgun sequence containing:
- the CCDC83 gene encoding coiled-coil domain-containing protein 83, whose product is MEEKKVKQEDQSAEESAFLEALLEFQIKKKEAAIDKVLFDLKQVEKKNKEYNERNDNLKEEQQAHIRRILRRIEEKEKEKDSKEVVTRDDVEESLKDKWQYAKDKEQILKDLLFQTEETDQRLSVRQSERDYWLEYKNVGSRTDANKIKNLKKDIKEVKDDFQRSSEYYRNALKAMKEENDALVEMCMKKNKEQAPENAVRYLDKSSCREIEENEWLKQEVKLYRKEVRDLKASVQLLEEENIRLVRKLMDNKIQNLRVPRHLFLTQAAGLQGESLQDEIKAVEHREYSAKTDGEESLSRATVSCQRKKSFPKIQCETEIEKSQDRDEELQEMSLTPILNSLFEVERDFQEYLKLGPLVSNPICVIGRAMPIHKEPEETPSKSPPKGDHIGESDKHITPQMIKALSKEKVG